The following coding sequences are from one Nilaparvata lugens isolate BPH chromosome 4, ASM1435652v1, whole genome shotgun sequence window:
- the LOC111047215 gene encoding zinc finger protein 493 — translation MTDEFHCFPAAESPNRSSKNENVKLVLKNIAGEMVTMVIQNDETFKELKERVMLETGITLDINDFRIQGKTITNDSKVSDYFADAQGESIEEKPVITEDTKCAVPGCGNTKINCPDKAFFQFPLEELRCQQWALYCQKLSEQSGKHRIQLNMSSAICADHFRRDQFVKNTTTLLKRTAVPCIRPELPTGCDANTPRRKMPPMSLSPSMSLKSDKIFEDFFSNNLSTLPPGSIILCRLCANPSPDMLFIFDDIGYKLNILEKINNCLSVVVRNTDPLPKQICRLCYEKLTSFNDMVESSLKAESKLKSLVKEKQFRLDLPPDNEAEKSGGGGAEGEEAAGNNTEENNEEDENPDKSEKNKHYCCPLCSCGKMMLKSGIYRARTPPGLKQEAPEEGEEGEPRSEPEDNGDAASCEQKPFWNGHGQGQGLPELEMENLYPDCIVGMDLDAIPEESWESESSVKQEQIVSTVKNEIYCRICRVEFTNIEAVLEHSHSHAEDDSFPCGFCDSYFPTRNELEHHFQEHRIMKKKIVSSEVYDRGQLFACDECGVSFKTESKYRAHYCQSAVLNSNNRCLQCNKSFRSADRLKFHQRFHEGAVPGYCEICQKTFPDEVKLYKHTMYLHSQNKGHCCEECGKVFRSVSSLRYHQRSHQGETVMKPFTCEQCGKCFIRKSMLRNHMLATHKNLSQEGTCFTCKLCFEAFPSTDHAVAHMDIHHTVECHGESTYSFEMHTVSRLYICEYCERCFTNSATLNAHREGHPTDTPYQCKMCDMSFAAHDNLIEHKPMHFDYIDKAAQDYSQDFNIPTVYMCEFCERCFLNFTKLSEHLTVHWGDHPHHCRICNAKFKTAEEAGEHRRGHDQSAAPVDDFDYYRPYECHYCRKSFAIEDALIKHIRMHTGEKPFICDVCGKGFSQSSGLYTHQKVHSDERPYSCAHCPRTFKIKGDRDVHVRKHSGDRPYSCEFCGKAFMTQHVYSQHRKIHTGERPYRCDVCGITFRRSHVLTVHKRIHTGEKPNVCDVCGKRYRQKGDMLKHRRVQHGIANVKLQHPSI, via the exons CGAGAATGTGAAGCTGGTTCTGAAGAACATAGCCGGCGAGATGGTGACGATGGTCATCCAAAACGACGAAACATTCAAAGAGCTCAAGGAACGAGTCATGCTTGAAACTGGAATCACACTGGATATAAATGATTTCAGAATCCAAGGAAAAACTATCACCAACGATTCAAAAGTTTCTGATTATTTTGCAGATGCTCAAG GTGAATCAATCGAAGAGAAACCTGTTATTACAGAAGATACAAAATGTGCCGTACCTGGGTGTGGAAATACAAAGATTAATTGTCCCGATAAAGCGTTTTTCCAATTTCCTTTGGAGGAACTTAG GTGTCAGCAATGGGCGTTGTACTGTCAGAAGCTGAGCGAGCAGTCAGGAAAGCACCGAATCCAGTTGAACATGAGCTCGGCGATCTGCGCCGATCATTTCAGGAGAGATCAGTTCGTGAAGAACACGACCACCCTGCTGAAGCGAACCGCCGTTCCTTGCATTCGGCCCGAACTGCCTACCGGCTGCGACGCCAACACCCCGAGGAGGAAAATGCCTCCAATGTCGCTGTCTCCCAGTATGTCTCTCAAAAGTGACAAGATTTTCGAGGATTTCTTCTCCAACAACCTATCAACTCTTC CTCCTGGATCCATCATTCTTTGTCGTCTATGTGCCAACCCTTCTCCAGATATGCTATTCATTTTTGATGACATTGGTTACAAGCTGAATATTTTGGAGAAAATTAACAACTGTCTTTCTGTTGTG GTTCGTAACACAGACCCTTTGCCAAAGCAGATTTGTCGTCTTTGTTATGAAAAATTGACAAGCTTCAATGATATGGTTGAGTCATCTCTAAAAGCTGAATCAAAGTTGAAAAGCCTAGTGAAGGAAAAGCAATTTAG GTTGGATTTACCACCAGACAATGAAGCAGAAAAGTCTGGAGGAGGTggagcagaaggagaagaagcagcCGGAAATAATACGGAAGAAAACAACGAAGAAGATGAGAATCCGGACAAAAGTGAGAAAAACAAACACTACTGTTGTCCTCTTTGCAGTTGCGGCAAAATGATGCTGAAGAGTGGCATTTACCGAGCGCGCACTCCACCCGGCCTGAAGCAGGAAGCCCCTGAGGAGGGCGAAGAAGGGGAACCTCGCTCCGAACCAGAAGACAACGGCGATGCCGCCAGCTGCGAACAGAAGCCATTCTGGAACGGCCACGGCCAGGGCCAGGGTCTGCCCGAACTAGAAATGGAGAATCTCTATCCGGACTGTATTGTCGGAATGGATTTGGACGCCATACCTGAAGAGTCGTGGGAAAGTGAATCATCCGTCAAACAAGAACAGATCGTGTCCACTGTTAAAAACGAAATCTACTGTCGCATATGCAGAGTGGAGTTTACCAACATCGAAGCTGTCTTGGAGCATTCACACTCGCATGCTGAAGACGATTCTTTTCCATGTGGTTTCTGTGACAGCTATTTTCCCACTAGAAATGAACTGGAACATCACTTTCAAGAGCACAGGATCATGAAGAAGAAAATTGTTTCAAGTGAAGTCTACGACCGAGGCCAGTTGTTCGCTTGTGATGAGTGTGGAGTGTCTTTCAAGACGGAGTCAAAGTATCGCGCGCACTACTGCCAATCAGCTGTTCTCAACTCCAACAATCGCTGCCTGCAATGCAACAAATCGTTTCGCTCTGCCGATCGGTTGAAGTTCCACCAGCGCTTTCACGAAGGTGCCGTGCCCGGATACTGCGAGATCTGTCAGAAAACATTTCCCGACGAGGTAAAACTGTACAAGCACACCATGTATTTGCACTCGCAAAACAAGGGACATTGCTGTGAAGAGTGCGGAAAAGTGTTCCGGTCAGTGAGCTCACTGAGATACCATCAGCGGTCACATCAGGGAGAGACCGTCATGAAACCGTTCACTTGCGAACAGTGTGGAAAGTGTTTCATTCGAAAAAGTATGTTGCGCAACCATATGCTCGCAACGCACAAAAACTTGAGCCAAGAGGGCACCTGCTTCACTTGTAAACTCTGCTTTGAAGCTTTCCCATCGACCGACCATGCAGTAGCACACATGGACATACACCACACAGTTGAATGTCACGGTGAAAGTACCTACAGTTTTGAAATGCACACAGTGTCACGGCTGTATATTTGCGAGTATTGTGAACGCTGTTTCACGAATTCGGCCACACTGAACGCACACAGGGAGGGGCACCCGACCGACACGCCCTATCAGTGCAAGATGTGCGACATGTCGTTTGCTGCGCACGACAATCTAATCGAGCACAAGCCGATGCACTTTGATTACATCGACAAGGCGGCCCAAGATTATAGTCAGGATTTCAACATACCCACTGTGTACATGTGCGAGTTTTGTGAGAGATGCTTTTTGAATTTCACCAAATTGTCGGAACATTTAACGGTGCACTGGGGGGACCATCCGCACCACTGCAGGATCTGCAATGCCAAGTTCAAGACAGCTGAGGAAGCTGGCGAGCACAGGAGGGGCCACGACCAGTCGGCGGCTCCTGTCGACGACTTTGACTACTACAGGCCGTACGAGTGCCACTACTGCAGGAAGTCGTTTGCCATCGAGGACGCACTCATCAAGCACATTCGCATGCACACCGGCGAGAAGCCGTTCATCTGTGACGTGTGCGGCAAGGGCTTCTCGCAGAGCTCGGGCCTCTACACGCACCAGAAGGTGCACTCGGACGAGCGGCCCTACAGCTGCGCGCACTGCCCGCGCACCTTCAAGATCAAGGGTGACCGTGACGTGCACGTGCGCAAGCACTCGGGCGACCGGCCCTACTCGTGCGAGTTCTGCGGCAAGGCGTTCATGACGCAGCATGTCTACAGCCAGCACCGCAAGATACACACGGGCGAGCGACCCTACCGCTGCGACGTCTGCGGCATCACCTTCCGGCGCTCGCACGTGCTCACTGTGCACAAGCGCATCCACACCGGAGAGAAGCCGAACGTCTGCGACGTGTGCGGCAAGCGTTACCGCCAGAAGGGCGACATGCTCAAGCACCGGCGCGTCCAACACGGCATTGCCAACGTCAAGCTTCAACACCCCTCTATATga